In Marivivens aquimaris, one genomic interval encodes:
- the lysA gene encoding diaminopimelate decarboxylase — translation MDHFIYQNGVLHAEDVAITDIAKEVGTPFYVYSKATLLRHFQVFDESLEGMEHLVCFAMKSLSNIAVLKLLGQAGAGIDVVSIGEYLRAKAAGISGDKIVFSGVGKTREEMRIAIEGGIRQFNVESEPEMEALSEVAVSLGTVAPITIRVNPDVDAKTHAKIATGKKENKFGIPISRAREVYARAAELEGLKVVGIDVHIGSQLTDLEPFRLAYRKVAELTETLRADGHQITRLDLGGGLGIPYTRSNEVPPLPMDLGQVIREEVGHLGCEVEIEPGRLIAGNSGLLVSEVIYVKEGEDRRFLIVDAAMNDLLRPAMYDAHHDIEPVIEPAAGAEKTNFDVVGPICESGDTFAKGREMTDLNPGDLIAFRSAGAYGAVMASEYNSRPLIPEVLVDGDKFAVIRRRPTYEEMIARDIVPEWL, via the coding sequence ATGGATCATTTTATCTACCAGAATGGCGTGCTGCACGCCGAAGACGTTGCCATCACCGACATCGCCAAAGAGGTCGGAACGCCGTTCTACGTCTATTCCAAGGCCACCCTTCTGCGTCACTTTCAGGTTTTCGATGAATCGCTCGAAGGCATGGAGCACCTCGTCTGTTTCGCTATGAAGTCGCTGTCGAACATCGCAGTGCTGAAGCTGCTCGGCCAAGCAGGTGCAGGCATCGACGTCGTGTCGATCGGTGAATACCTCCGCGCAAAGGCCGCTGGTATTTCGGGCGACAAGATCGTTTTCTCCGGCGTCGGCAAAACCCGCGAAGAAATGCGCATCGCCATCGAAGGCGGCATTCGCCAGTTCAACGTCGAATCCGAGCCGGAGATGGAGGCGCTGTCCGAAGTTGCGGTGTCGCTGGGTACGGTCGCTCCGATCACCATCCGCGTGAACCCCGATGTCGACGCCAAGACCCACGCCAAGATCGCGACTGGCAAGAAAGAGAACAAGTTCGGCATCCCGATCAGCCGCGCCCGCGAAGTCTACGCCCGCGCTGCTGAACTTGAGGGCCTGAAGGTCGTCGGTATCGACGTGCACATCGGCTCTCAGCTTACCGACCTCGAACCGTTCCGTCTGGCCTACCGCAAGGTCGCGGAGCTGACCGAAACGCTCCGCGCCGACGGTCACCAGATCACCCGCCTCGATCTGGGCGGCGGTCTGGGCATTCCCTACACCCGTTCGAACGAGGTTCCGCCGCTGCCGATGGACCTCGGTCAGGTCATCCGCGAGGAAGTTGGTCACCTCGGCTGCGAGGTCGAGATCGAACCCGGTCGTCTGATCGCTGGCAACTCGGGTCTTCTGGTCTCCGAAGTCATCTACGTGAAAGAAGGCGAGGACCGCCGTTTCCTTATCGTGGACGCTGCGATGAACGATCTGCTGCGCCCTGCGATGTATGACGCGCATCACGACATCGAGCCGGTCATCGAGCCTGCTGCGGGCGCCGAGAAGACCAACTTCGACGTGGTCGGCCCGATCTGCGAGTCCGGCGATACCTTTGCCAAGGGCCGTGAGATGACTGACCTCAACCCTGGTGATCTGATCGCATTCCGCTCTGCCGGTGCGTATGGCGCAGTGATGGCGAGCGAATATAACTCGCGTCCGCTGATCCCCGAGGTGCTGGTTGACGGCGATAAATTTGCAGTTATCCGCCGACGCCCCACCTATGAAGAGATGATCGCTCGCGATATCGTTCCCGAGTGGCTCTGA
- a CDS encoding DUF2834 domain-containing protein: protein MSLLRGVYIVLAVWGAVRPMQHFITYMRENQTGLGGLIDAWYVNEATTGLTWDLTIAAIALTVWVLAEVSVRRNWSALIAIPATFCIGVSCGLPLYLFMRTRPVN, encoded by the coding sequence ATGTCCCTGCTGCGCGGCGTCTATATCGTCTTGGCTGTGTGGGGCGCGGTGCGTCCCATGCAGCACTTCATCACCTACATGCGCGAAAACCAGACGGGCCTCGGCGGTCTGATCGACGCGTGGTATGTGAACGAGGCGACGACGGGCCTCACATGGGATCTGACGATTGCCGCGATTGCCCTGACGGTCTGGGTGCTGGCCGAGGTCTCGGTGCGTCGCAACTGGTCCGCGCTGATCGCGATCCCCGCGACCTTCTGCATCGGTGTGAGCTGCGGCCTGCCGCTCTACCTTTTCATGCGGACACGCCCTGTAAACTAA
- the argH gene encoding argininosuccinate lyase, giving the protein MTKTSNAMWGGRFSAGPDAIMEAINASIDFDKRLARQDIEGSRAHAAMLAAQGIITDKDAEAIREGLLTVLSEIEAGDFQFSKALEDIHMNVEARLKEVIGEPAGRLHTARSRNDQVAVDFRLWVRDQCDAVDGALEALMKALIGQAEAGADWVMPGFTHLQTAQPVTWGHHMLAYVEMLNRDRSRFADARKRMNESPLGGAALAGTGFNIDRHMTAEALGFDRPSANSLDSTSDRDFALEFLAAASICAMHLSRFAEELVIWSSAQFRFVVMSDQWSTGSSIMPQKKNPDAAELIRAKIGRIFGANVALMTVMKGLPLTYSKDMQEDKEQVFDAADNLMLSLAAMTGMVETMAPQRENLRKSAASGFSTATDLADWLVRELGMPFRDAHHVTGALVAMAEGKGCDLPDLTLEDMKSVHDNINEGVFDVLTVEASVMSRQSYGGTSPVQVKKQIARWKELLG; this is encoded by the coding sequence ATGACCAAGACTTCGAACGCGATGTGGGGCGGGCGTTTCTCCGCCGGACCGGACGCCATCATGGAGGCGATCAACGCTTCCATCGATTTTGACAAGCGTCTGGCACGACAGGACATCGAGGGTTCCCGCGCCCACGCCGCGATGCTCGCCGCGCAGGGCATCATTACCGATAAAGATGCCGAAGCCATTCGGGAAGGCCTGCTCACCGTATTGTCAGAGATTGAAGCAGGCGATTTCCAGTTTTCGAAGGCTCTCGAAGACATCCACATGAATGTCGAAGCGCGTCTAAAAGAGGTCATCGGCGAGCCTGCTGGCCGCCTGCACACCGCGCGTAGCCGTAATGACCAAGTCGCCGTCGACTTCCGCCTTTGGGTTCGCGACCAGTGCGATGCTGTCGATGGCGCGCTCGAAGCCCTGATGAAGGCACTCATCGGCCAAGCCGAAGCCGGTGCTGACTGGGTCATGCCGGGCTTTACCCACCTGCAAACCGCTCAGCCCGTGACGTGGGGCCACCATATGCTTGCCTATGTCGAAATGCTGAACCGCGACCGCTCGCGTTTCGCCGATGCCCGCAAGCGCATGAACGAAAGCCCGCTGGGCGGCGCTGCGCTGGCTGGCACTGGCTTCAACATTGACCGCCACATGACCGCAGAGGCGCTGGGCTTCGACCGTCCGTCGGCCAACTCGCTCGATTCGACGTCTGACCGCGACTTCGCGCTCGAATTCCTCGCCGCCGCTTCGATCTGCGCGATGCACCTCAGCCGCTTCGCTGAAGAGCTGGTCATCTGGTCCTCCGCCCAGTTCCGCTTTGTCGTCATGTCGGACCAGTGGTCGACCGGTTCGTCGATCATGCCGCAGAAGAAAAACCCTGATGCCGCCGAACTGATCCGCGCCAAAATCGGCCGTATCTTCGGTGCGAACGTTGCGCTGATGACCGTGATGAAAGGCCTTCCGCTGACTTATTCCAAGGACATGCAGGAAGACAAAGAGCAGGTCTTCGACGCTGCCGACAACCTGATGCTGTCGCTCGCTGCGATGACTGGCATGGTCGAAACCATGGCGCCGCAGCGTGAAAATCTGCGCAAGTCGGCAGCTTCGGGCTTCTCGACCGCGACCGACCTTGCCGACTGGCTGGTGCGCGAACTGGGAATGCCGTTCCGCGATGCTCACCACGTCACCGGCGCGCTTGTGGCGATGGCCGAGGGCAAGGGCTGCGACCTGCCTGACCTGACGCTTGAGGACATGAAGTCCGTTCACGATAACATCAACGAAGGCGTCTTTGACGTTTTGACCGTTGAAGCATCGGTCATGTCGCGTCAAAGCTACGGTGGTACTTCGCCCGTTCAGGTGAAGAAACAGATCGCACGCTGGAAAGAGTTGCTTGGATGA
- a CDS encoding TlpA disulfide reductase family protein produces MRKLVSALLYTSLALVANGALAESTPPVELTGEMSALNWHSEPRELSDVAFQSRDGAETTFADHEGKVLVVNFWATWCAPCREEMPSLAALQDEMGSDDFEVITIATGRNPPAAVDRFFEEIGVDSLPIYMDNSMKVARSMAVLGLPVTIVVDKDGNEVARLTGGADWNSAEAKALIQAMID; encoded by the coding sequence ATGCGGAAACTTGTGTCTGCGCTGCTTTATACGTCACTCGCGCTTGTTGCAAACGGCGCGCTGGCAGAAAGCACACCGCCAGTCGAACTCACTGGTGAGATGAGCGCGCTGAACTGGCACAGCGAGCCGCGTGAGCTCAGCGATGTGGCCTTCCAGAGCCGCGACGGTGCAGAGACTACTTTCGCCGATCACGAAGGCAAGGTGCTCGTCGTGAATTTCTGGGCTACGTGGTGCGCACCGTGCCGTGAAGAAATGCCGTCGCTGGCCGCGCTTCAGGACGAGATGGGCAGCGACGATTTCGAAGTCATCACCATCGCGACCGGACGCAACCCGCCCGCCGCCGTTGACCGTTTCTTCGAAGAGATCGGCGTCGATAGTCTGCCGATCTACATGGACAATTCGATGAAGGTTGCCCGTTCGATGGCCGTGCTCGGCCTGCCCGTGACGATTGTTGTCGACAAAGATGGCAATGAGGTCGCCCGCCTGACCGGTGGTGCGGACTGGAATAGCGCAGAGGCCAAGGCGCTCATTCAGGCGATGATCGACTGA
- a CDS encoding YqgE/AlgH family protein, whose translation MEFASTNLSGKLLVAMPGMGDPRFENAVVYVCAHTEEGAMGLVVNKPAPEIRFKDLLGQLQIEAEAPRDLRVHIGGPVEHGRGFVLHSSDYHSEHGTLEVDENTSMTGTTDVLRELAHGNGPKASLLALGYSGWGPLQLEEEIGQNGWLTCDARDDIVFGRANDLKWSAALKHMGINPLTLSSEAGHA comes from the coding sequence ATGGAATTTGCTTCGACAAACCTTTCGGGGAAACTTCTCGTAGCCATGCCTGGCATGGGTGATCCGCGTTTTGAAAACGCTGTGGTATATGTGTGTGCCCATACGGAAGAGGGCGCGATGGGACTTGTGGTGAATAAGCCCGCGCCTGAAATCCGTTTCAAAGACCTTCTCGGGCAATTGCAGATCGAGGCCGAAGCGCCGCGTGATCTGCGCGTCCATATCGGTGGGCCCGTCGAGCATGGTCGGGGATTCGTTCTGCACTCGTCCGATTATCATTCGGAGCACGGAACGCTGGAGGTGGACGAAAACACTTCTATGACCGGCACGACCGACGTTCTGCGCGAACTGGCGCATGGCAACGGGCCGAAGGCATCGCTGCTGGCTTTGGGATATTCCGGTTGGGGACCGCTCCAGCTTGAGGAAGAGATCGGCCAGAACGGCTGGCTGACCTGCGATGCGCGCGACGACATCGTTTTCGGACGTGCGAACGACCTGAAATGGAGCGCCGCACTTAAGCACATGGGGATCAACCCGCTCACGCTTTCCAGCGAAGCGGGTCACGCCTAA
- a CDS encoding protein-disulfide reductase DsbD domain-containing protein, with protein sequence MRNAALSFITSVLLATSAHADDPIAHIEVLPGWTTPTGTYMTGIRINLQQGWKTYWRAPGDAGIPPLFSWAGSENFDSVSIHWPTPDVFDSNGMQTIGYHDSVVIPLELGATGGQVHLKGQVELGVCDDICMPVQLSFDALLPDGNRPTPAIAGALMDRPMPAQRANVGLVECEAEPSEDGITVTAHIPMPSAGGEEVVVIETPDPQLWVSETESWREGQTLVAEADIVAPRGQPIALDRSRLRFTVLGSDRAVDIKGCAGVGG encoded by the coding sequence ATGAGAAACGCTGCTCTTTCCTTCATCACTTCTGTTCTGCTCGCGACGTCTGCCCATGCGGACGACCCGATTGCGCATATCGAAGTGCTGCCCGGCTGGACGACTCCAACCGGCACCTACATGACCGGTATCCGGATCAATCTTCAGCAGGGTTGGAAAACCTACTGGCGTGCGCCAGGGGATGCGGGCATTCCGCCGCTGTTCTCTTGGGCGGGGTCGGAGAATTTCGACAGCGTTTCGATCCATTGGCCCACGCCGGATGTGTTCGACTCGAACGGAATGCAGACCATCGGCTACCACGATTCGGTCGTCATCCCGCTGGAACTGGGCGCAACCGGTGGTCAGGTTCACCTCAAGGGACAGGTCGAGCTTGGCGTCTGTGATGACATCTGTATGCCCGTGCAGCTCAGCTTCGATGCGCTTCTGCCTGACGGCAACCGGCCCACGCCCGCGATCGCCGGTGCGCTGATGGATCGGCCCATGCCTGCACAGCGGGCGAACGTCGGTCTCGTGGAATGCGAGGCCGAGCCTAGCGAGGACGGCATCACCGTTACCGCGCACATCCCGATGCCCTCCGCTGGTGGCGAAGAAGTCGTGGTCATTGAAACACCCGATCCGCAGCTTTGGGTTTCGGAGACCGAAAGCTGGCGTGAAGGCCAAACCCTTGTCGCAGAAGCCGACATTGTCGCGCCGCGCGGACAACCGATTGCACTCGACCGTTCACGCCTGCGGTTCACCGTTCTTGGCAGTGACCGCGCTGTGGACATCAAAGGCTGCGCGGGAGTGGGCGGTTAA
- a CDS encoding efflux RND transporter permease subunit, with protein sequence MAKGSDILGRGAGGILSYFTRHRTAANLLMVLMVVAGAFSYPNLRAQFFPDVVTESIRVSVQWDGAGAEDVDRAIVQVLDPVLLAVDGVSGTSSRSSEGSARITMEFEPGYDLDQAEKDVEAALSSVSNLPDEAEDPTISQSAWRDSVTDVIITGPVGVDQLSRLADEMVTRLFAAGVTRTTIQGVAAPETVIEVTSLSLMQHDVTLSEISSAIAAEVNASPVGDVAGASRVRTGVEKRSAEAISGIVLRSEDDNSELTIGDVATITVQGPDRDRAYYVGDNPAIEIGVVRTAQGDAIGLQHSVEDVAEAMRPTLPAGVSIDLVNTRAEQITSRLDILLVNGAEGLALVILLLFLFLNARTAIWVAMGIPVSMLAAIALMYVGGLTINMISLFALIITLGIIVDDAIVVGEHADFRARRLGEPPVVAAENAARRMFSPVFSATITTNIAFFGLMIISGRFGDLISDIPFTVVAVLTASLFECFVVLPHHLSHSVGGRERYYDLPSKWVNAGFGWFRDNVFRRIITAVITARYAVIAGAIFLLATQIAVFVRGDVQWRFFSSPEQGQVSGNIAMLAGATREDTLDMIAELQRATDTVAETYEADTGVNPIKYVIAEVGGNSGRGLSGAEDKETWQLGAITIELIGQDERPMSSSEFVAALQAEVQTSPMTETLSFRSWGAGPGGNSLEVELGGADADTLKAAAEALKTELGQIPEVSGLEDSLSYDKEELVLTLTPQGQALGFTIDQLGAELRRRLSGITAATYPDGTRSAQITVQLPEDELTADFLDRMMMRASSGDYVPLADIVTVSRETGFSTVQREDGIMLISVTGDLDDENPDRAVEVKLSMNEDILPKLETNYGVTATLGGLSEQENRFLNDARLGLIFVLTGIYLTLSWIFASWTRPLVVMSVIPFALVGTIWGHNHWSEPMSMFTVVGLLGMVGIVINDSIVLVTTVDEYAEERGLFPAIIDGVSDRLRAVLLTTATTVLGLAPLLYERSSDAQFLKPTVITLVYGLSFGLVMVLLVVPSLMAIQADISRQISSFRHALRAPRRIWVPTVLGVLLMLGALGAVVVPAMLGAPLAGLPASAAAAFGLFAAILGVGLLAIYAISAVALGRRA encoded by the coding sequence ATGGCCAAGGGTTCCGATATCTTGGGACGGGGTGCCGGCGGTATCCTGTCTTATTTCACGCGCCACCGGACTGCTGCCAACCTGTTGATGGTGCTCATGGTCGTGGCGGGTGCGTTCTCCTACCCGAACCTGCGCGCGCAGTTTTTTCCTGACGTTGTCACCGAATCTATCCGCGTGTCGGTCCAATGGGACGGTGCGGGGGCCGAAGACGTCGACCGCGCCATTGTTCAGGTTCTCGACCCCGTCCTGCTTGCTGTCGACGGGGTGAGCGGCACGAGCTCGCGGTCCTCGGAAGGGTCTGCCCGCATCACGATGGAATTCGAGCCGGGTTACGATCTGGACCAGGCTGAGAAAGATGTCGAAGCGGCGCTGAGTTCGGTTTCGAACCTGCCCGACGAGGCCGAAGATCCGACAATTTCTCAATCGGCGTGGCGTGACAGCGTCACCGACGTGATCATCACCGGCCCTGTCGGTGTCGACCAGCTGTCTCGGCTCGCGGACGAAATGGTCACGCGTCTCTTCGCGGCTGGTGTGACCCGCACCACCATCCAAGGTGTCGCGGCACCCGAGACGGTGATCGAGGTCACGTCGCTATCGCTCATGCAGCACGACGTGACGCTGAGCGAGATTTCCAGCGCCATCGCGGCAGAGGTGAACGCCTCGCCTGTTGGTGATGTCGCCGGTGCCAGTCGTGTCCGGACAGGTGTTGAGAAACGCAGTGCCGAGGCCATTTCGGGCATCGTTTTGCGCTCCGAAGACGACAACAGCGAGCTCACCATCGGGGATGTTGCGACGATCACCGTCCAAGGCCCTGACCGCGACCGCGCCTACTATGTCGGTGATAATCCCGCGATCGAGATTGGCGTAGTGCGCACCGCCCAAGGCGATGCCATCGGCCTGCAACACTCGGTCGAGGATGTGGCCGAAGCGATGCGTCCAACCCTTCCCGCGGGTGTCAGCATTGATTTGGTGAACACGCGGGCGGAGCAGATTACGTCCCGCCTCGATATTCTGCTCGTGAACGGTGCCGAGGGCCTCGCGCTCGTGATCCTGCTGCTGTTCCTTTTCCTGAACGCCCGCACCGCGATCTGGGTCGCGATGGGTATACCGGTGTCGATGCTGGCTGCGATTGCGCTGATGTATGTGGGCGGGCTGACGATCAACATGATCTCGCTCTTCGCGCTGATTATCACGCTCGGCATTATCGTGGATGACGCAATTGTCGTTGGCGAGCACGCCGATTTCCGTGCGCGCCGTTTGGGCGAGCCGCCAGTCGTGGCCGCCGAGAACGCTGCGCGCCGCATGTTCAGTCCTGTGTTCTCCGCGACGATCACGACCAACATTGCGTTCTTCGGTTTGATGATCATCAGCGGCCGGTTCGGAGACCTGATTTCCGACATTCCGTTCACAGTGGTCGCCGTTCTGACCGCGAGCTTGTTCGAATGTTTCGTCGTCCTACCGCACCATCTGTCGCACAGCGTCGGCGGGCGCGAGCGGTATTACGATCTGCCGTCGAAATGGGTGAATGCGGGCTTTGGCTGGTTCCGTGACAACGTGTTCCGCCGCATCATCACTGCCGTCATCACGGCACGCTACGCTGTTATTGCGGGTGCGATTTTCCTGCTCGCCACGCAGATTGCGGTGTTCGTGCGCGGCGACGTGCAGTGGCGGTTCTTCTCCTCGCCAGAGCAGGGGCAGGTCAGCGGCAACATCGCCATGCTCGCCGGTGCGACGCGTGAAGATACGCTTGATATGATTGCCGAGCTTCAACGCGCGACCGATACCGTAGCGGAGACCTATGAGGCTGACACCGGGGTAAACCCGATCAAATACGTCATAGCCGAGGTCGGCGGGAACTCCGGTCGTGGTCTGTCGGGGGCCGAGGACAAGGAAACCTGGCAGCTTGGCGCGATCACCATCGAGCTGATTGGTCAGGATGAACGCCCAATGTCGTCCAGCGAGTTCGTTGCCGCTTTGCAGGCCGAGGTGCAGACGAGCCCGATGACCGAAACGCTCAGCTTCCGGTCGTGGGGTGCAGGGCCGGGTGGGAACTCGCTCGAGGTCGAACTGGGTGGCGCGGATGCCGACACGCTCAAGGCTGCTGCCGAGGCACTGAAGACCGAACTGGGGCAGATCCCCGAAGTCTCGGGGCTCGAGGATTCGCTGTCCTACGACAAGGAAGAACTGGTCCTGACGCTGACCCCGCAGGGGCAGGCGCTGGGCTTTACGATTGACCAGTTGGGGGCTGAATTGCGCCGTCGTCTGTCGGGTATCACCGCAGCGACATATCCGGACGGGACACGCAGTGCGCAGATCACGGTGCAATTGCCCGAAGATGAACTGACGGCAGACTTCCTTGACCGGATGATGATGCGTGCATCGTCGGGTGACTACGTTCCGCTTGCGGATATCGTCACGGTCAGTCGCGAAACGGGGTTCAGCACGGTGCAGCGTGAAGACGGGATCATGCTGATCTCTGTCACCGGCGATCTGGACGACGAAAATCCGGACCGCGCGGTCGAGGTCAAACTGTCGATGAACGAGGATATCCTGCCCAAACTGGAGACAAACTACGGCGTCACCGCGACACTCGGCGGTCTGAGCGAGCAGGAAAACCGGTTCCTTAACGACGCGCGGCTCGGTCTGATCTTTGTCCTCACGGGCATTTACCTGACCCTGTCGTGGATTTTCGCAAGCTGGACCCGTCCGCTCGTCGTGATGTCGGTTATCCCGTTTGCTCTGGTTGGTACGATCTGGGGACATAACCACTGGTCCGAACCGATGAGCATGTTCACGGTCGTCGGCCTGCTCGGGATGGTGGGGATTGTGATTAACGACTCCATCGTGCTGGTGACGACTGTCGATGAATACGCCGAAGAGAGGGGCCTGTTCCCTGCCATCATCGACGGTGTGTCGGATCGTTTGCGAGCCGTGCTGCTGACAACGGCGACCACGGTACTCGGCCTTGCGCCACTGCTCTATGAACGGTCGAGCGATGCGCAGTTCCTGAAGCCTACGGTGATCACGTTGGTCTATGGCCTGAGCTTCGGGTTGGTGATGGTGCTGCTTGTCGTGCCGTCGCTCATGGCGATCCAAGCCGATATCTCGCGGCAGATATCATCCTTCCGCCATGCGCTCCGCGCACCGCGGCGGATCTGGGTGCCGACGGTTCTGGGAGTCCTGCTGATGCTTGGTGCGCTTGGTGCGGTCGTTGTTCCGGCAATGTTGGGTGCACCACTGGCTGGCCTGCCTGCGAGTGCGGCGGCTGCCTTCGGACTGTTTGCTGCGATTTTGGGTGTCGGCCTGCTGGCGATCTACGCCATCTCTGCCGTTGCGCTAGGGAGGAGGGCTTAA
- a CDS encoding efflux RND transporter periplasmic adaptor subunit translates to MAQEPRSFGQRERVASVDVVTVTPETIAPEMTVFGEIRALRTLLLRSPVAGTVIETDPAFVEGGSVEADQLLVKIDPTDAESDLFRAEADQRDAEAELRDAQSALEIARDSLTEAQGQADLRQAALDRAKALRERGTATAADVETAELAVASAQSSVLSQRNSVAQAEARVDQAMTSLDRVKLTVAEAERTVADTDITANFDGTLSGVSALQGGRVTANEQIAELIDPSALEVAFRVSTAQYVRLLGDDGDLLDLSVTVALEVSGFSLETTGRITRESATVGDGQTGRLLYAQLDPAPGLRPGDFVSVKITEPDLTNVASVPSTAVGSDGGVLALGEENRLEFVAIELLRRQGDDVIIEAIDLAGRQIVATRSPLLGSGIKVEPVGGTAEETAEAPEMIDLDDERRAKLVAFVTASQMPDEMKSGILAQLEQPSVPAATIERLESRMGG, encoded by the coding sequence ATGGCGCAGGAACCGCGATCGTTCGGTCAACGCGAAAGGGTCGCTTCGGTCGATGTCGTGACCGTGACGCCTGAAACAATTGCTCCTGAAATGACGGTCTTCGGCGAAATTCGTGCGCTGCGGACGCTTCTTTTGCGGAGCCCCGTCGCAGGCACAGTGATTGAGACCGATCCGGCGTTTGTCGAAGGCGGAAGCGTCGAGGCGGACCAGTTGCTGGTCAAGATCGACCCAACCGATGCCGAGTCTGACCTGTTCCGCGCCGAAGCCGATCAGCGTGACGCCGAGGCCGAACTGCGCGACGCCCAGAGCGCGCTGGAAATCGCCCGCGATAGCCTGACCGAAGCGCAGGGCCAAGCCGACCTTCGTCAAGCCGCGCTGGACCGTGCCAAGGCGCTGCGGGAGCGCGGCACCGCAACCGCCGCCGATGTGGAAACTGCCGAACTGGCCGTTGCCTCCGCTCAATCCTCCGTTTTGTCCCAGCGCAACTCCGTCGCTCAAGCCGAGGCGCGCGTGGATCAGGCGATGACCTCGCTCGATCGTGTGAAGCTGACTGTCGCAGAGGCCGAGCGCACCGTCGCCGACACAGACATCACTGCGAATTTCGACGGCACGCTTTCGGGTGTTTCTGCGCTGCAAGGCGGTCGTGTCACAGCCAACGAACAGATTGCCGAACTCATCGACCCGTCCGCTTTGGAGGTCGCTTTCCGTGTTTCGACCGCCCAATACGTCCGTTTGCTAGGCGACGATGGCGATCTGCTCGATCTGTCGGTGACTGTCGCGCTTGAGGTCTCCGGCTTCTCGCTCGAAACCACTGGTCGGATCACACGCGAAAGCGCCACTGTCGGCGACGGCCAGACTGGCCGATTGCTTTACGCGCAGCTTGATCCCGCGCCGGGCCTGCGTCCGGGTGACTTTGTTTCCGTCAAAATCACCGAACCCGATCTGACCAATGTGGCTAGCGTCCCGTCGACGGCCGTTGGTTCGGATGGTGGTGTTTTGGCGCTGGGCGAAGAAAACCGTCTGGAGTTCGTGGCTATCGAACTGCTCCGCCGTCAGGGCGACGATGTGATCATCGAGGCTATCGACCTCGCGGGTCGCCAGATTGTTGCCACCCGCTCGCCGCTCCTTGGCTCTGGTATCAAGGTGGAGCCGGTTGGCGGCACAGCCGAGGAAACCGCCGAAGCGCCCGAGATGATCGACCTCGATGACGAGCGCCGCGCAAAGCTTGTCGCCTTCGTGACCGCCAGCCAGATGCCGGACGAGATGAAGTCGGGTATCCTCGCGCAGCTTGAACAACCGTCCGTCCCCGCCGCCACCATAGAGCGGCTCGAAAGCCGGATGGGAGGCTGA
- the moaB gene encoding molybdenum cofactor biosynthesis protein B encodes MSRIDESKEFIPVRIAVLTVSDTRSLADDRSGDTLVERIAEAGHILAARKILPDERDAIASQLRAWCVDDGIDVVISTGGTGLTGRDVTVEAHRDVYEKEIDAFGTVFTIVSMQKIGTSAVQSRATAGVAQGTYLFALPGSPGACRDAWDEILVKQLDFRHRPCNFVEIMPRLDEHMRRK; translated from the coding sequence ATGAGCCGCATCGACGAATCCAAAGAGTTCATTCCGGTGCGGATTGCGGTGCTGACCGTCAGCGATACCCGCTCGCTCGCCGATGACCGTTCGGGTGATACGCTGGTGGAGCGCATTGCAGAGGCAGGCCATATTCTCGCCGCACGCAAAATCCTGCCTGATGAACGCGACGCCATCGCCTCGCAACTCCGAGCGTGGTGCGTGGACGACGGTATCGACGTCGTCATTTCGACCGGCGGCACGGGGCTGACGGGCCGCGATGTGACGGTCGAAGCGCACCGCGATGTTTACGAGAAAGAGATCGACGCCTTCGGGACGGTGTTCACCATCGTCTCTATGCAGAAAATCGGCACCAGCGCCGTCCAGAGCCGTGCGACTGCTGGTGTGGCGCAGGGCACCTACCTGTTTGCATTGCCGGGCAGTCCAGGTGCCTGCCGCGATGCTTGGGATGAAATCTTGGTCAAACAGCTCGATTTCAGACACCGCCCCTGTAACTTTGTCGAGATCATGCCGCGCCTCGATGAACATATGCGACGGAAATAA